One genomic segment of Catalinimonas alkaloidigena includes these proteins:
- a CDS encoding fasciclin domain-containing protein produces MKKMNKALRYFLFSSLVLSVLFLASCEDENEGPSASISLSIDGETIEDDTYIAPPGADIEITASLGASSTDDITVVTNGAAVSVPSNNVITSGSSITISVSPTATLDDEATLTFSSGGVNRQLVIDVGYQTVVDAAMSDGNLTTLVAALDAADLVETLDDQSAEYTVFAPTNQAFQGLMTALGVTQDELLAREDLADILLYHVVEGTSGSGDLESGQIIETLHPDGLSVVLTIDDNDNIMINGATVTTSDIETGNGVVHIINQVLLPQTVAEYEAVLLAAPVGQGPGERSSTTFFSADDGGVYSVDDVVNGTDGITSADIDFGYYYGENNNASIAAPSDYPSNIYNLGAGGANWSALNATMFRPTNNLTLDDFNAISAADAARLVQEYEIATEDPTTEITDLSAGELYAFKTVDNRYGIFFVEEIVDGNDDGEFDGIEDEIELEVKVTQ; encoded by the coding sequence ATGAAGAAGATGAATAAAGCTTTGCGTTATTTTTTGTTTAGCTCATTAGTGCTATCCGTACTTTTTTTAGCCAGTTGTGAGGATGAGAATGAAGGCCCCTCCGCATCTATCTCTCTTTCTATAGATGGTGAAACCATTGAAGACGATACGTATATCGCCCCTCCCGGTGCAGATATTGAAATTACTGCCTCTCTGGGAGCTAGCAGTACCGATGATATTACTGTAGTAACCAATGGTGCGGCAGTAAGCGTACCTAGTAACAATGTGATTACTTCAGGAAGCAGTATAACCATATCGGTAAGCCCAACTGCTACACTGGACGATGAAGCCACACTCACATTCTCTTCAGGAGGTGTTAACCGTCAGTTGGTGATAGATGTAGGCTACCAGACTGTGGTGGATGCAGCTATGTCTGACGGAAATCTTACTACATTAGTAGCGGCGCTGGATGCTGCTGATCTTGTAGAAACATTAGATGATCAAAGTGCGGAGTATACAGTATTTGCTCCTACCAATCAGGCATTTCAGGGATTGATGACCGCTTTGGGTGTTACTCAGGACGAACTTTTGGCAAGAGAAGATCTGGCAGATATTTTATTGTATCACGTAGTAGAGGGGACCTCTGGTTCTGGTGACCTTGAAAGTGGACAAATTATTGAAACATTGCATCCTGATGGCCTTAGCGTAGTGCTTACTATTGATGACAATGATAATATTATGATTAACGGCGCTACGGTAACTACGTCTGATATAGAGACGGGTAATGGCGTTGTGCACATCATCAACCAGGTGCTGTTACCACAAACGGTAGCTGAGTACGAGGCAGTTTTATTAGCCGCTCCTGTAGGACAAGGGCCAGGTGAGCGATCTTCCACTACTTTCTTTAGCGCAGATGATGGAGGAGTATACTCAGTTGATGATGTAGTTAATGGTACTGATGGAATTACTTCTGCCGATATTGATTTTGGTTATTATTATGGTGAAAATAACAATGCCTCTATCGCTGCTCCTTCTGACTATCCTTCAAACATATACAATCTTGGAGCGGGTGGTGCTAACTGGAGTGCATTGAATGCGACGATGTTTCGTCCAACCAATAACCTGACACTGGATGACTTTAATGCGATCAGTGCCGCTGATGCAGCCCGTCTGGTACAGGAATACGAAATTGCTACTGAAGATCCCACTACCGAAATTACTGATTTATCTGCCGGAGAGCTTTATGCTTTCAAGACAGTAGATAACCGCTACGGAATATTCTTTGTGGAAGAAATTGTAGACGGCAACGATGACGGCGAATTCGATGGAATAGAAGATGAAATTGAGCTTGAAGTAAAAGTGACTCAATAA
- the rplS gene encoding 50S ribosomal protein L19, translating into MSDLLKFIEEEYQDVRKKYPEFQAGDTINVHVKITEGNKERIQQFQGVVIQRRNENSNGETFTVRKVSNGIGVERIFPLMSPSIDKVEVIRKGKVRRARLFYLRGRQGKAARIKERR; encoded by the coding sequence ATGAGCGATCTGTTAAAATTTATAGAGGAGGAATATCAGGATGTACGTAAAAAATACCCTGAATTTCAGGCAGGTGATACGATCAACGTACACGTAAAAATTACTGAGGGTAATAAAGAGCGTATCCAGCAATTCCAAGGTGTTGTTATTCAGCGCCGTAATGAGAACTCAAACGGAGAAACCTTTACTGTAAGAAAAGTATCTAACGGTATTGGAGTAGAAAGAATATTCCCTTTGATGTCTCCCAGCATTGACAAAGTTGAGGTAATCAGAAAAGGTAAAGTGAGAAGAGCGAGATTATTCTATCTGAGAGGTCGCCAGGGTAAAGCTGCCCGTATCAAAGAAAGAAGATAG
- a CDS encoding PRC-barrel domain-containing protein: protein MLNQYLSTRDNILSNTVHDETGEEIGKIYDILINPEDNQAKIAILSEGGILGLGSDYIALPFHLLRFNPQASDVALKVAAHRIKNAPSIDIHKLKGSDDQELEKLYNYYGEKAMENQSHESADGRQYVQERQSNHPHKGYEGSAKITGEQPKNNPESKPADDMDYDKLKWGKKK, encoded by the coding sequence ATGTTAAATCAATATTTATCCACTCGCGACAATATTCTATCCAACACTGTTCATGATGAGACAGGAGAAGAGATTGGGAAGATATACGACATATTAATCAACCCGGAAGATAATCAAGCTAAGATTGCCATCCTGTCAGAAGGAGGCATTTTAGGCTTGGGCAGTGACTATATCGCCCTTCCGTTTCATCTACTCAGGTTCAACCCTCAAGCCTCCGATGTGGCGCTCAAGGTAGCTGCTCACCGTATCAAAAACGCTCCTTCCATAGACATCCATAAGCTCAAGGGAAGTGATGATCAGGAACTTGAAAAGCTCTATAATTATTATGGAGAAAAGGCTATGGAAAACCAATCACATGAATCGGCAGATGGCCGGCAATATGTACAGGAAAGACAGAGTAACCACCCTCATAAAGGCTATGAAGGCTCAGCAAAAATCACTGGCGAACAGCCTAAGAACAATCCTGAGAGCAAGCCCGCTGACGATATGGACTACGACAAACTTAAGTGGGGGAAAAAAAAGTAA